A single window of Athene noctua chromosome 1, bAthNoc1.hap1.1, whole genome shotgun sequence DNA harbors:
- the MCFD2 gene encoding multiple coagulation factor deficiency protein 2 isoform X2 → MMAQRIFRIRLLFCFLAAFFISALAEEHVGESQHANIRLDKNLVQDKDHIMEHLEGVIEKPESEMSPQELQLHYFKMHDYDGNNLLDGLELATAISHVHKEEGGDHTQAMKEEELISLIDDVLRDDDKNNDGYIDYAEFAKSLE, encoded by the exons ATGATGGCGCAAAGGATATTTAGAATACGTTTGCTGTTCTGCTTTCTGGCTGCATTCTTCATCTCTGCCCTAGCTGAGGAACATGTAGGAGAGAGTCAACATGCAAATATTCGCCTTGATAAGAACTTGGTACAAGATAAAGA ccaCATCATGGAACATTTGGAAGGTGTTATTGAGAAACCAGAATCTGAGATGTCTCCACAAGAGTTGCAGCTTCATTATTTCAAAATGCATGATTATGATGGCAATAATTTGTTAGATGGGTTAGAGCTTGCTACTGCTATATCGCACGTCCACAAAGAG gAAGGTGGTGATCATACCCAGGCAATGAAAGAAGAGGAGCTGATCAGTCTAATAGATGATGTCTTAAGAGATGATGATAAGAACAATGATGGATACATTGACTATGCAGAATTTGCAAAATCACTGGAATAA
- the MCFD2 gene encoding multiple coagulation factor deficiency protein 2 isoform X1, which yields MLFRVIMMAQRIFRIRLLFCFLAAFFISALAEEHVGESQHANIRLDKNLVQDKDHIMEHLEGVIEKPESEMSPQELQLHYFKMHDYDGNNLLDGLELATAISHVHKEEGGDHTQAMKEEELISLIDDVLRDDDKNNDGYIDYAEFAKSLE from the exons ATGTTATTTAGG gTGATCATGATGGCGCAAAGGATATTTAGAATACGTTTGCTGTTCTGCTTTCTGGCTGCATTCTTCATCTCTGCCCTAGCTGAGGAACATGTAGGAGAGAGTCAACATGCAAATATTCGCCTTGATAAGAACTTGGTACAAGATAAAGA ccaCATCATGGAACATTTGGAAGGTGTTATTGAGAAACCAGAATCTGAGATGTCTCCACAAGAGTTGCAGCTTCATTATTTCAAAATGCATGATTATGATGGCAATAATTTGTTAGATGGGTTAGAGCTTGCTACTGCTATATCGCACGTCCACAAAGAG gAAGGTGGTGATCATACCCAGGCAATGAAAGAAGAGGAGCTGATCAGTCTAATAGATGATGTCTTAAGAGATGATGATAAGAACAATGATGGATACATTGACTATGCAGAATTTGCAAAATCACTGGAATAA